In Populus nigra chromosome 1, ddPopNigr1.1, whole genome shotgun sequence, one genomic interval encodes:
- the LOC133701319 gene encoding protein TIC 21, chloroplastic-like, which translates to MQTLLMPAVRSGTAASMAAVSTPPLIHRAKHLPLLPPPNSILIFHKSTQPLPSFSYISSLSIYDHLRNKTPKKLFTQTNASNTTAPAFNSQNDEAERAKLAQVAKRLENTSRYFKRLGSLGFWGQLICSTVAAVILSFSVVVTGKITSPPTFYATLGGIAAAFISVFWSFGYIRLSEKLRKTANDPSKAPPRADVVKSFKNGIILNLLGMGAAILGMQATVGLLVAKALTSSANPYYQQISPGYSPVLALDVFLVQASANTILSHFLGLVFSSELLRSVTLPPSENIPVFKVA; encoded by the exons ATGCAAACGCTACTCATGCCGGCAGTTCGCTCCGGCACGGCGGCATCCATGGCGGCTGTTTCAACGCCTCCCCTTATCCACCGTGCAAAACACCTACCTCTCCTCCCTCCTCCAAACTCCATCCTAATCTTTCACAAATCCACACAACCTCTCCCATCATTCTCTTACATTAGCTCATTATCTATTTATGATCATCTTAGGaacaaaacaccaaaaaaattatttacccAAACAAACGCTTCTAATACCACTGCTCCTGCTTTCAATTCCCAAAACGACGAGGCAGAAAGGGCAAAACTcgctcag GTGGCTAAGAGATTAGAGAATACATCAAGGTATTTTAAGCGGTTGGGTAGTCTAGGATTTTGGGGGCAGCTAATATGTAGTACAGTGGCAGCTGTgattctttccttttctgtgGTTGTCACTGGGAAGATCACTTCGCCTCCCACTTTTTATGCTACTCTTGGTGGCATTGCAGCTGCATTCATTTCTGTTTTCTGGTCATTTGGGTACATCCGGCTTTCTGAGAAGCTCCGAAAAACTGCCAATGATCCTTCCAAG gcACCTCCTCGTGCTGATGTTGTTAAAAGCTTTAAAAATGGCATAATACTGAATTTGTTGGGAATGGGTGCTGCCATTCTTGGGATGCAAGCCACAGTTGGATTGTTGGTTGCGAAGGCCCTAACCTCTTCTGCAAATCCTTATTACCAGCAAATCTCTCCTGGTTACAGTCCAGTTCTTGCATTGGATGTGTTTTTGGTGCAG GCATCAGCGAACACCATCCTTTCTCACTTCCTGGGACTTGTGTTCTCCTCGGAACTTTTACGCTCAGTGACACTACCACCATCAGAAAATATTCCAGTCTTTAAGGTGGCATAA
- the LOC133701336 gene encoding uncharacterized protein LOC133701336 produces MSTGGAKDGELQVVAAPEKTKPALPPLPLAARTGSTALVEYTAPVLKEEEEDLEVKLRRILENVPVRVSNTSGSSAGSGSGDFHQYRQMRRREQDRLARMDADYQRRKELAEFTMRREQRMKAAEEQTEKKRLKRQRKKQRKKEKKMKPNAGGEECRREDDDEDSDDDGDETRN; encoded by the exons ATGTCGACGGGCGGGGCCAAGGACGGTGAGTTGCAGGTAGTAGCAGCGCCGGAGAAGACAAAACCGGCGCTCCCTCCGCTTCCACTTGCGGCAAGGACGGGATCGACGGCGTTGGTGGAGTACACGGCGCCAGTACtcaaagaagaggaggaggaccTAGAGGTGAAGCTTCGAAGAATACTTGAGAATGTGCCAGTTCGAGTTAGTAATACCTCCGGTAGTTCCGCGGGTTCTGGTTCCGGTGATTTTCACCAG TATCGGCAAATGAGACGGAGAGAGCAAGACAGGCTTGCAAGGATGGATGCTGATTACCAGAGAAGGAAAGAGTTAGCTGAATTTACTATGAGGAGAGAGCAAAGGATGAAGGCTGCAGAGGAACAAACAGAGAAAAAGCGTTTGAAAAGGCAGAGgaaaaagcaaaggaaaaaagagaagaagatgaaaccaAATGCTGGTGGAGAAGAGTGCCGGAGAGAAGATGACGACGAGGACTCTGATGATGATGGCGATGAAACAAGAAACTAA
- the LOC133701328 gene encoding reticulon-like protein B11, with translation MGESVTPRRISVHQALGGGPVADVLLWKRWYASVGVLVSATTLWILFEKAGYNLLSFVANVLFLLVVILFFWAKSASLLNRPFPPLPNLEIPEEIVAKAAGIIHVYANYALSIAREIVIDKNFKVFLQVVSGFCVASYIGSLCNFLTLVYIGVLLSLSVPLVYDKYQHHIDEKICLAHKIIQEQYKKSHDAILKKIPLPSNKEKKTQ, from the exons ATGGGCGAGTCCGTCACCCCTCGTCGCATCTCCGTCCATCAAGCTCTTGGCGGCGGCCCAG TGGCTGATGTGTTGTTATGGAAGAGATGGTACGCAAGCGTTGGTGTTTTAGTGTCTGCAACAACTCTGTGGATCTTATTTGAGAAAGCTGGTTACAATTTGTTATCGTTTGTGGCTAACGTGTTGTTCCTTCTTGTTGTTATTCTCTTCTTTTGGGCTAAATCTGCCTCGCTTCTCaatcg GCCATTCCCTCCACTTCCAAATTTGGAAATTCCCGAGGAGATTGTTGCCAAGGCAGCTGGTATTATTCACGTGTATGCCAATTATGCATTGTCGATTGCGCGTGAAATCGTGATCGATAAGAATTTCAAGGTTTTCCTCCAG GTTGTTTCTGGTTTCTGTGTAGCATCTTATATCGGTAGTCTCTGCAACTTCCTAACTCTTGTCTACATTG GGGTTCTTCTTAGTCTTTCGGTTCCTTTGGTATATGACAAGTACCAGCACCACATTGATGAAAAGATTTGTTTAGCccataaaataattcaagaacAGTATAAGAAAAGTCATGATGCCATCTTGAAGAAGATTCCATTACCAtcaaacaaggaaaagaaaacacagTAG
- the LOC133701038 gene encoding receptor protein kinase-like protein At4g34220 encodes MSSSSINYLHFFAFFLLGIALPTFALSTDGVLLLSFKYSILRDPLSVLETWNYEDKTPCFWKGVTCTELGLPGTPDMFRVTSLVLPNSQLLGSIPPDLGYIEHLRHLDLSNNFLNGSLPSSFFNATELQVISLSSNEISGELPESIGALKSLQLLNLSDNALAGKVPEYLTALQNLTVLSLRTNYFSGSVPSGFNSVEVLDLSSNLLNSSLPLNFGGDNLHYLNLSYNKLTGPISQAFAKRIPEKASIDLSFNNLTGAIPESLSLLSQKTDSFRGNLDLCGKPLSNLCSIPSTISTPPNISTTSPAIAVIPKSLDSGSPQLNSTGTSPSSTRNQAKSGLKPATIVAIAVSDLAGIAILALVILYVYQIRKKKTLVNQTNPPNKERKLPLPSTTVAVKEEIETRKPINWPCLTLKGDETSGTTTSDDDQDNEDTNNANCSESNQEKDSKLVVLDGETELELETLLKASAYVLGTSGRSIVYKAVLGDGTAFAVRRIGESGVERRDFENQVRLVAKLKHPNLVKICGFYWGGDEKLVVYDYVCNGSLATAGYRKPGSSPSHLPLEVRFKIAKGVARGLAFIHGKKHVHGSIKPNNILLNLDMEPIISDFGLDRLVLGNNSNKTSSSSRHFSSQRFASTTQDLSINASSHYAPSSSSAASSLPYQAPESLNNPKPSPKWDVYSFGIVLLELLTGRVFSDGDLSQWTAGSIMEDKNRVLRLADVAIRTNVEVKEDAIVACLKLGFSCASFVPQKRPSMKEALQVLEKIPCSNVSN; translated from the exons ATGAGTTCCAGTAGCATCAATTATCTccatttctttgcttttttccttcttgGGATTGCACTTCCAACCTTTGCTCTCAGCACAGATGGGGtacttttgctttctttcaagTACTCCATCCTTAGAGACCCATTATCAGTCTTGGAAACCTGGAACTATGAAGATAAAACACCATGCTTTTGGAAAGGAGTGACATGCACAGAATTAGGCCTGCCGGGAACACCAGATATGTTCAGGGTCACAAGTTTAGTCCTCCCCAATAGTCAGCTTCTGGGTTCTATCCCACCAGACCTGGGCTACATTGAACACCTAAGACATCTTGATCTTTCCAACAATTTCTTGAATGGGTCATTGCCAAGTTCGTTTTTTAATGCAACTGAGCTACAAGTGATTTCTCTTTCAAGCAATGAGATCTCTGGTGAGTTGCCTGAGTCTATCGGTGCATTGAAGAGTTTACAGCTGTTGAATCTTTCTGATAATGCCTTGGCTGGGAAGGTACCTGAATATTTGACAGCTTTGCAAAATCTTACAGTTCTTTCTTTAAGGACTAATTACTTTTCAGGTTCTGTTCCTAGTGGCTTCAATTCTGTTGAGGTGTTAGATCTGTCTTCTAATCTACTCAACAGTTCTTTGCCTCTTAATTTTGGTGGGGATAATTTGCATTACTTGAATCTCTCTTACAACAAGCTTACAGGACCAATTTCACAAGCTTTTGCAAAGAGAATTCCAGAGAAAGCAAGTATTGATCTCTCATTCAACAATCTAACTGGAGCAATCCCAGAGTCTCTATCTTTGCTCAGCCAAAAAACAGATTCTTTTAGAGGAAACCTGGACCTTTGTGGAAAACCTTTGTCAAATCTTTGCTCAATACCTTCAACCATCTCTACTCCGCCAAATATTTCAACTACTTCACCAGCTATTGCAGTCATACCCAAATCATTGGACTCGGGCTCCCCACAACTAAACTCAACAGGAACCAGTCCAAGTTCCACTCGAAATCAAGCCAAAAGTGGGCTAAAACCAGCCACAATTGTAGCCATTGCAGTCTCGGACTTGGCCGGTATAGCCATTCTTGCTTTGGTCATTCTTTATGTGTACCAAATCAGAAAAAAGAAGACACTCGTCAACCAAACCAACCCACCGAATAAAGAGCGAAAACTCCCACTTCCTTCAACAACCGTTGCAGTAAAAGAAGAGATCGAAACAAGGAAGCCTATAAATTGGCCGTGCCTAACGTTAAAAGGAGACGAAACATCGGGAACAACCACTTCTGATGACGATCAAGACAACGAAGATACCAACAACGCAAACTGCAGCGAGAgcaatcaagaaaaagataGTAAGCTGGTGGTACTAGATGGGGAGACAGAACTTGAGTTGGAAACATTGCTAAAAGCATCAGCTTATGTACTGGGAACAAGTGGAAGAAGCATAGTGTACAAAGCAGTTCTTGGTGATGGTACTGCTTTTGCAGTGAGGAGGATTGGAGAGAGTGGAGTTGAGAGAAGAGACTTTGAGAATCAAGTGAGGCTTGTTGCCAAATTAAAGCATCCAAATTTGGTTAAGATTTGTGGTTTTTACTGGGGAGGTGATGAGAAGCTTGTTGTCTATGATTATGTCTGCAACGGCAGCCTCGCAACCGCTGGTTACA GGAAACCAGGTTCATCACCGAGTCATCTACCACTTGAAGTCCGGTTCAAGATAGCAAAAGGAGTGGCTAGAGGACTAGCTTTCATTCACGGGAAGAAACATGTGCATGGCAGCATTAAACCAAACAACATCCTCTTGAACCTTGACATGGAGCCAATAATCTCGGATTTCGGACTAGACCGGCTTGTATTAGGCAACAATAGCAACAAAACGAGCAGCTCGAGTCGCCATTTCAGTAGCCAAAGGTTCGCCTCCACGACGCAAGACCTCTCTATAAATGCCAGCAGCCACTATGCGCCTTCCAGCTCCTCCGCGGCAAGCTCATTGCCATATCAAGCGCCCGAGTCATTAAATAATCCAAAGCCAAGCCCTAAATGGGATGTCTATTCATTTGGCATTGTGTTGCTTGAGCTTCTCACTGGAAGAGTGTTTTCAGATGGAGACTTGAGCCAGTGGACTGCCGGTTCAATCATGGAGGACAAGAACCGGGTTCTGAGATTGGCTGATGTGGCAATCCGGACCAACGTGGAGGTTAAGGAGGATGCCATTGTGGCATGTTTGAAGTTGGGTTTTAGCTGTGCTTCTTTTGTACCCCAAAAGAGACCGTCCATGAAAGAAGCGCTTCAAGTCCTAGAGAAGATCCCTTGCTCTAATGTTTCAAACTAA